Within the Gimesia sp. genome, the region AGAAATCTTGTCGAATGCAAAATGAATTCCCTCAGATTCACCAACAGCGACCATTTTGGCATCCAGCTCCAGTGATCGCTCCCAGCTTCCAAACTTTCTGGTGCGATATTCTTTTCGGCTGATCCCTTCTTTCGGCATTTGGGGGTTGAGCTGGAACGGATGCCATCGCACACTGACTTGTGTATCGGTTGCAGCAATCGCTTTTTCAAGTCGCCGTTTGCCTATGTAACACCACGGACAGATCACATCTGAAATCACATCTACTGACACTTCCATTTTATCTCACTTTAATTATGCTCAAATCTACTTGGATTATCATCACCAGCTCAGATCGTCTTTGAAAAATGTTTCCGCAACTTCGCCAATGCTTCTTCTGGCATCCCCTTCCCCAAATACATCCAACCATGAAATGTCGGTAGATCGACTTCGGCAATCTGCATCAATTCTCCATTTGTAAGCGGTCCTAATTCATCCCGATCAACACCGATCTCTTGCAAGAGTAACCTGAATGGATTTGTTCGCTCCTGTTCTGGTTCGGAGTTGGTCCTTTTGGAACCACTCATCTTTTTTGGCTCTTTCTTCTGTTTAGATACTTTCGCTGGTATTTTGGGTTTTGTAGCCGTCTGTTTTTTCACCTTCTTTTGTTGTGACTTTTGGGTGATCTTTGGTCGCTTGGATTTTATGTTATTCTTTTTTACGGATACCTGCTGTTTTGATCCCTCAGTTGATTCGGCTTCTAGCAACCACTCCTTAACAGCCTCGACTCTGAAGCGGACTGACTGACCGATCCGAATACAGGGGAGTCCCCTTTCCACCGTCATTCTGTGAAGATGCCTCTCAGAGATTGATAGACGTTTTGCCATTTCACTTGAACGCAACAATAGGCGGTCGTCTGTTTCCAAGACTTGGTCTGTATTTTTATGATCTGTTGGGCATTCTATATTTTGCAATTCGCTGACAACTTCATTTACAACAAATTTTAATAAGCAACGGAAAGCACTTTCGAGTTCATTGGGCATGACAGTCTCCTTGTTAAATGGAATAGTTCGTATCTATCCATTTAAGCAAGGCGAGTGCGTCTGGGGAAAATGCGATAGCAGTTTTTACGAGACTTTTTCAATCCAGCTCCAGAGAGATCTGACCCCTCAACCACATCACTACCACACTACTGCACCAAATCTGCCAAATCCCCTACCCATAAAGCACATCCTCCAAGAACAGCTTCCCACAATTAATAACAGCCATTCAACGTTATTAATTCCATTCAGGACAATCCATCAGCCAGTTCTCAGGTTAATAACCATCATGCCCACTCAAGGGCACAATTATTAACCGCTGACGTGGGGTTATTAATGAGACTGAAGGGCGTTCTGGGGGGAATGTTCAAAACCCAATCTTCTTCCAATCAACTTTCAGGTCATCTTGTACGGACAATATTTCTTCTGAGCCGAGACGATCCAAAAAACCGTTCTCTGTGGCTGTCATGAATTCATCAGCGGTCAGATAATAGATGGAATTGGTGGTCGTGACGGTGACTGTCGGGTTTGGTTCGGACATTCTTTCTTACTTAATCTTTTCAAAGTCAATTTGAAATCGAGTCTCGTTTATCTTCCCTTTGTAGAGTTGAACTTTTTCATTGTAAGACCGAACAATATTTCTAATTGTTTCTATGTGTTCAGAGTCTATTTTTGTGCCAAAATAGACTGCTTTTAGTGCCTTCGATGAATATTTAAGTCTACTGCCTGCGGATGGTCCGATAATTCTCCACTCACGTTCATATGACCAGTCAATAAACTTTGTTTTCAATAACTCAACATAGATGTCGATGTCATTTTCTTCATGAATAAAGAGCGGGTTAACTTGTGGAAACTCAGTCACATAGTCCACTTTAGTCACTTTTGAAAAAGGAGTTTCCTTTGTATCGAATTCTAAACAAATCCCTTTATGGTAGTCAGCGTAGTGAGACCACATCAGAATATTGTCATTAGACTCTGAGAAACATGAAACGCCTGCTTTTTCAGAAGATCTCTTGATACTCTTTTTAAGGTGCCATTTCATATCCATTACAATCTGGTCACATAACATTTCATATCCTTCATGGCCATGATACTTAGAATCAAGAGTCAATGTATCATTGGGATTTTGTTGTTGAAGTATTTCATTACACTTGAATAGCTCTTCTTTGCTGGGCCTGCTTAGTCTGAAATTTGGAGCAAAATCATATGGATCATTGAATTTGCAAGGGGCGTTTAAATAAATCAGCTGATCTATCAGACTCATGATGCTGTATTTGGTAACAGAAGTATATTTAAAAACTGATTCAGGTTGATTAACCATTTATCACCTCTTTGCAAGAGCATACAGATTCCATCGTGGCTGCGTGCCTTCCCTATTTCATTGTCCCAAAATGGCTAATTCAGGGGAATGTTTTTTGTTGTCTTCGGTGTTTTTTGTCATACCGTTTTCAGTGGCTATGAGGTATTCATCTGCGGTCAGATAATAGACGGAGCTGGTTGTGGTGACGGTGACTGTCGGGTTCTTCATTTGGCTTTGGGACGCTGCTAGGTCTCTTCTTTTGATTGGGATTTGGTCAAGTGGCGGATGGACTGTTTTAGCAGCTCTCGGATCGCATCATCTTTCAGCAGCTTCTTTATGTCTTTGCGATCAATTGATGCAGGTGCGTCATCCACGAGTAAGCGTTGAGCCAAATCATTTAAATCAGTCGCAATTATTTCAGGAACATCTCCATCTGGATCTAGATAGTCCCTCAGACGCCCCAGAACTATATCGGAGTGGATCTGGTGGAAAATCTGCTGGTACTCTTGTGGGAGTTTGTCTGTCATGATTGTTCCAATTTAAAAAAGAAGGCATCCGTGCCAAAATGTTCTTTTAGCTAATCTACTATCAATTGCGATTGATTGGCAATTAAAAGCCGTCTGCCGTAGATTGCATACAGTTGCCTTTCCCGATTTGACCCAGATCGAGCTTGCGAGATGGAATAGAGTCCCTCCAGTTGTCAATTTACTCGGTCGCCAAAGGATTGCATGGGCACAGCTACATACCGCCAAATCTGAAGATCGCCATCAAATGCTTCTTCTTGAGCGGTGTTGATGATCTCAGCGTTTAAATTCGCTGCTCTTTGACGAGCTTCGTCCTCAGAATAGATGTAGGGACCTTCTGGTTTTCCCAGATAATGAAGGGGAGGCTTCGATTCATCGTAATAGTATGCGACTAACCAATTTTCGTCAGAAGAGTCGTCGAATTGTGTTTCAGTTTCGTTGTTCATTTTAATTTATCTTTCTGTGAAGTGTCTGGATCTGATTCTGAAATCAAATACCAGCGTTTTTTCTGATCTCTAATAATAGAGTGTTGCAATTTCAGTTTTTGAAATATTATTTCTAAGTATTTCAGCGGGTAGCTTTCTGCTGTGTCTATAACTGAGTTAGAAAATGGCATCCGTGCCGAATGTGCCTATCTAAGCCATCAATTCTTTAATCAGTTCAACAATCAAATGTTGTGGTGGTAGTGGCAAATCAGATCTTTTAAATGGACGACCATAATTTCTGAGATCTGCACCTTTTCCATCGCTCAATATTTCAGGTTTGACGTAGGAATGAAAGCAAATGTCTTGACCAGCAATATTGAAATTGTGCTCGTATAAAGTTCGGTCTGAATAAATGCCTGTTCCACCGCATGACCAACAATCATCATAGCCACCATCACAAGACCAACATACTTTAGTTTCACGTCTGACAAATTTGCCTTCGGTCAGATTGTGTTGATTTGCTTCAATCCATTGATCTTTAAGGCTGTAAACTTCATCGATACGGTTTACTTTTTGTAAACGATTAACAAGCTTCAATGCATTGGCTAAAAGCAATTCTTCTGTTTTGTATTTTTTCAACCATGCCTTGTTCAATTGCTTGACGGTCAATTTTGTTTTTTTTGCTCTCAAAGATCGACAATTATAAATTGAATAAATTCGCTTGCCATTGATGTGACAACCCCAAGGATTGCCAGCAGTTCTAAATCCTAAGTTGCTCCAGTAATTTTTGGTTCCATTGCCAAACTGATAGCCAAGTTCATCAGAAGCAATAATATTTGTACCATCAATCACAAATTGAAGAATTATTTGCCGATCCAATTTAGGATACTGACTTGCTAGTTCAGCAACTCTTGCTGCTCTAAATTGTTCTATCCTTATTTGTTCCTGTCTCTTTTCTTTAATTCTGGCTGCTTCTTTTTGCCGTTGCCTTTCTTGAATGGCTGCGAATAATTTAGGCTTTGCTCCTGTTGCGATGACTACACCATCAAATTCAGGCTTGCAGCCAAACCTTGAATTACAGAAGCCTGTCATTGCTTTAGCGTAGTCAATATTCAGTTTAGTAAGCCAATGATGCAGGCTAATTCCATCGATCCTGCGAACATGGCAATAGCCTCTAGGGATTCCATTTCTTACGTCTATATTTCCATACAGATTGATAAATCTGCTGATACCTTTTTTTTCTGTTGTTGAAACCATCTCTCTATCTCTCATTTAGTGTTTAAAAAATGGCGTACGTGCTGTTTTGGTTCCTGCTTTCATTGTTGAACGAGCGTTCCTATGAATAGCAGCAGACGGCTATCTGTCTTGTCTGCACCTGTGTAAATAAATGGCATCCGTGCCGAATAATTCCTGTTACTTCTCTGACCACAAAGTAGTGTGCGAACAAGGTTCTGGCTTTTTTGGTTGTATTACATGCTGAACTTCATTCGATTTGAGTTTTTGAGGTATAGTCTGAATATATTTATTTACGTTTCGAATTTTAGCTGTCAGTAAAAAGTGCTGGATCTTTTTTGCTTCTGAAAAGTCTTCAAATCCAATAAGCAATTCAGGTGTCGGTGAAACACTTACCTTTGTTGATAATGGAATTGAGCTAATCGCAACAGAGGGGCCATTAATTGCCAGCCAAAAATAGCGTGCTGTTTTTGTTTTAGTCATTGTTTTTTCGCTTTCAAAAAAATTAAATAATCATCAATCCACAAAAAAAACCTGCCCCCCAATTAGGAGCAGGTTAAAAATAAATATATAAGAAGTGGCAGAGACTAGCCCCAATTGGGGATCAATGCCGAATCGATATGTATGTATATAAAATTATGTATAAGAGCGTAGCTTTCCCTGTCGGGAAAATTTTTTTCTTTCTTCCTTTCTATTTGAGTAAGAGTGAATGCTTCCCTGCTGTTAGTTCTGCAAAACCACACCTTGTTTTGTCCAACATATTTTTGTTTCGGCAAGTTGTTTCTTAATCTCAACATTCCATGCTTCATGTGATCCTTTGCGAAACAATTTAGCTGCCGTATCCCATCTACGAACAGATCTCAAATCTTCTTGATCATCAATCCGAGCAATTACAGGTCCTGTAATCTCTTCCCAAATCAAATCTATCTCAGCATCCAATTCGTGAAACACGGCGTCAACTGAATCTTCATCCGTTTCTGGCGACTCTAGCAGCACTGACCGCATTTCTTTAAGCCAAGAGGGTATAATGATGTCTTTGCCTGAAATTGAGATAGAGGTAATAAAGCACCAACTGCTAAATTTTGAAAGTTCCATATCTTCAGATATGGAATTATCTTCTACGATGTCAGCATGCCAAGCTATTAAATATTTGATCATCTCACATCGTAAAGTTGTCAGTATTTCTTCTCTTTCTTCAGTATTCATCGATCTAAATCTCGCTTTCTTGATGTTTAGTATGTGCTTCCTTGCTGAAAATGTCCTTTTATTCATTTCTTTAACTCACCTTCTATTCCTCTGTTTCAGTATCTACTGTCTGTTTCCATTCTTCAGCACTTAAGATCTGTTGAATTTGCTCTATCAGATTTGACATCGTGTCTTCATTGCCTTCTTCGATGCATATTTGATCGAGGCAGTTTTCAACTGCTTCAAAAGCCATTCCACAATGTTCAGCGTCCATTCCGCCGATTTCAGCGAATTCAAGAATCTTGTGTGTGATTAGCTTTGCTTTTCTGCTGTCTGTCAATTTCATCTCTGATTGTTCTCACTTTCTATTTCCGAGGTACGTAAAAAAAGCTTGCTCCCAAAAATATAAAGTTTGGAGCAAGCTTAAAGGCAATTATAAAATGTTCTCACACGCTAAGGCATGAGGACGATTTGACGATATCGCTGTTATAAAAGGTCAGCTACGCCAATTGTGTCGAAGGATGACACATAACTTATGATGACCATAACTCTGTCTTTTAAATTGGTGTGACCTGCCCTCTTCTAAAAGACAGTGGCACCAAAAAGTTGTGGTCATTGATATGAAGTCAAGACTAAATGTCTCGATTCTGATATTATCTTACAAATATATTCAGAAAAAGTAAAGCCTTGTTTCAAATAATATTTGATCGTTCACTTGAAAAATATTTGGCATGTTAAATTGCTACTTGTCCAGATGGCTCGAAACACTACAAAAATAGGGCTGTTTATTGTGAGTTTATATAATAGCCCTGCTGGTGAATTGCCAAACCAAGTTTTGATATTTCTGGTGGAAAAACTCAGCTTACAGCACTGATGAAAACGATCTGCATGATTTATGGACTCGTTTAATGCTATTTACCAACTCCAGTCAGCGGTTGTTCTATCGAGTGTCAGCGTCATCATATTTTTGCAGAGTATTTCACCGTCAAATAATGTGATGCTCCATCTTCTGACCCACCTATGGCATGAGCCTCTTGCGAAATCTTGTTTAAATTGTCCGAATAGCTGAATGGGTTTTTGTTTGGATTGTGTAGTTTTCGCTCCAATGCTGATAAAGGTGAGCAAAATAATGATGCTAAACACGTATTACAGCGTTTAGTGATTTTTGGTATAATGCTGCCCTGCTTTGAAATTATGGAAGATGATAAAGCTCTGTTGATCTTTGAGATCAGTGGGGCTTTTTTTGTGTCTGGAAAGCAAAAAGAGCTGCCACCCCAAAATTGCGAAAATGGGAGGCAGCTCAAAAAAGTGCACGGTCTACACACTTTAATATAGTGTTATTAGCTCGAATTCTTTCAGTGATTTGAAAAAAGAAATTCTGTTCGTGGCTTAAATGCTTCTATGGCAGACTGAAAGTGAGATTTGAGGTAGTTGTGTAATCTGATTGGTTTATATGGAGATCAGGACCGAAAAAAATACTAGATTTCCAAGCAAAAAATGATTGGAGCAACACTATATTAAATAGAGAAAAAC harbors:
- a CDS encoding helix-turn-helix domain-containing protein, encoding MPNELESAFRCLLKFVVNEVVSELQNIECPTDHKNTDQVLETDDRLLLRSSEMAKRLSISERHLHRMTVERGLPCIRIGQSVRFRVEAVKEWLLEAESTEGSKQQVSVKKNNIKSKRPKITQKSQQKKVKKQTATKPKIPAKVSKQKKEPKKMSGSKRTNSEPEQERTNPFRLLLQEIGVDRDELGPLTNGELMQIAEVDLPTFHGWMYLGKGMPEEALAKLRKHFSKTI
- a CDS encoding DUF2971 domain-containing protein, translated to MVNQPESVFKYTSVTKYSIMSLIDQLIYLNAPCKFNDPYDFAPNFRLSRPSKEELFKCNEILQQQNPNDTLTLDSKYHGHEGYEMLCDQIVMDMKWHLKKSIKRSSEKAGVSCFSESNDNILMWSHYADYHKGICLEFDTKETPFSKVTKVDYVTEFPQVNPLFIHEENDIDIYVELLKTKFIDWSYEREWRIIGPSAGSRLKYSSKALKAVYFGTKIDSEHIETIRNIVRSYNEKVQLYKGKINETRFQIDFEKIK